In the genome of Perca fluviatilis chromosome 4, GENO_Pfluv_1.0, whole genome shotgun sequence, one region contains:
- the LOC120557840 gene encoding small vasohibin-binding protein, with translation MEPACRKDKPKLNSTPTRGDRAKQKSAQQELKQRQRAEIYALNKVMTELEQQQFEAFCKQMQSQGE, from the exons ATGGAGCCTGCCTGCCGTAAAGACAAGCCAAAGCTGAACTCTACACCGACCAGAGGAGACAGAGCCAAACAGAAGTCCGCACAGCAAGAGCTCAAACAacgacagagagcagag ATTTATGCCTTGAACAAGGTGATGACAGAGTTGGAACAGCAGCAGTTTGAGGCCTTTTGTAAACAGATGCAATCACAAGGAGAATGA